The following coding sequences are from one Capsicum annuum cultivar UCD-10X-F1 chromosome 3, UCD10Xv1.1, whole genome shotgun sequence window:
- the LOC107861819 gene encoding sulfite exporter TauE/SafE family protein 3 isoform X1 translates to MAETGLKLDGLRKYRVAVSGLVVLALIMVASGEQITHKNSLNNNGTTHIIESNYLFELFNLLGKRSEFHYHHVWPELEFGWSVIVGSVIGFLGAAFGSVGGVGGGGIFVPMLTLIIGFDPKTSTAISKCMITGAAGATVYYSLKLRHPLLDLPIIDYDLALLFQPMLLLGISIGVVLNVLFAEWMVTILLIILFLVASIKAFFKGFETWKKETIIKEEAVRRLTSNDAGGEEVAYKLIPGGPKNDSTFTNEVYKAKEVSIFDNMYWKDTAILIAVWIIILFLHVSKNYAPTCSTAYWILNLLQLPIAVGASAYEAVCLYKGSRVVLSSGEAVTTWKVHQLILYCFCGILAGIVGGLLGLGGGFILGPLFLELGIPPQVSSATAAFVMIFSSSMSVIQYYLLGRFPVPYALYFIAVAIVAALVGQHVVRRIISIVGRASVIIFILALTIFVSAISLGGFGIADTIKKIEEGHHMGFDNICAYNV, encoded by the exons ATGGCTGAAACTGGATTaaaattggatggtttgagaaaATATAGAGTTGCTGTGAGTGGTTTGGTTGTTCTAGCTTTAATTATGGTTGCTTCTGGAGAGCAAATTACACATAAGAACTCTTTGAACAACAATGGAACAACTCATATCATTGAGTCAAATTACTTATTTGAACTGTTCAATCTTCTTGGGAAAAGGAGTGAATTTCATTACCACCATGTTTGGCCT GAACTGGAATTTGGGTGGAGCGTGATTGTTGGTTCAGTAATTGGATTCTTGGGTGCTGCTTTTGGGAGTGTAGGAGGTGTCGGGGGAGGCGGTATCTTTGTCCCCATGCTTACTTTGATCATTGGATTTGATCCAAAAACATCAACTGCGATATCAAAAT GTATGATCACTGGTGCAGCGGGTGCAACTGTCTACTACAGTCTTAAGCTGAGGCATCCATTGCTTGACCTGCCCATTATTGATTATGATCTAGCTCTTCTTTTCCAACCAATGTTGTTGTTAGGGATCAGTATTGGAGTTGTACTAAATGTACTTTTTGCTGAGTGGATGGTTACAATCTTATTGATCATTCTTTTCTTAG TTGCTTCAATCAAGGCATTCTTCAAGGGATTCGAGACATGGAAGAAAGAAACTATTATTAAAGAG GAAGCAGTAAGGCGCTTGACATCTAATG ATGCTGGCGGTGAAGAAGTTGCATACAAGCTTATACCTGGAGGTCCAAAAAATGAttctacttttacaaatgaagTTTATAAAGCAAAGGAG GTCTCAATTTTTGACAATATGTACTGGAAGGATACGGCCATACTTATTGCTGTCTGGATCATAATCCTATTTCTGCATGTCTCCAAG AATTACGCCCCAACTTGTTCAACAGCATATTGGATCTTAAACCTCTTGCAG CTCCCCATCGCTGTTGGAGCTTCTGCATATGAAGCTGTTTGCTTGTACAAGGGATCAAGGGTGGTTCTCTCAAGTGGAGAAGCAGTAACAACGTGGAAAGTGCATCAGTTGATTCTTTATTGTTtctgtggcattttggctggtatAGTTGGTGGTCTGCTAGGTCTTGGTGGTGGATTCATTTTGGGTCCATTGTTTTTGGAGCTAGGGATTCCTCCTCAG GTATCGAGTGCTACTGCTgcttttgtgatgatattttccTCCTCCATGTCCGTCATACAATATTACTTGCTAGGACGTTTTCCAGTTCCATATG CACTGTATTTTATTGCTGTGGCCATTGTTGCAGCCTTAGTTGGACAGCATGTTGTACGAAGAATAATTAGCATTGTTGGTAGAGCATCTGTGATCATCTTCATTTTGGCGCTCACAATCTTTGTGAGCGCGATATCATTAG GTGGATTTGGTATAGCAGACACAATTAAAAAGATCGAGGAAGGACACCATATGGGGTTTGATAATATCTGTGCATATAATGTTTAG
- the LOC107861819 gene encoding sulfite exporter TauE/SafE family protein 3 isoform X2 — translation MAETGLKLDGLRKYRVAVSGLVVLALIMVASGEQITHKNSLNNNGTTHIIESNYLFELFNLLGKRSEFHYHHVWPELEFGWSVIVGSVIGFLGAAFGSVGGVGGGGIFVPMLTLIIGFDPKTSTAISKCMITGAAGATVYYSLKLRHPLLDLPIIDYDLALLFQPMLLLGISIGVVLNVLFAEWMVTILLIILFLVASIKAFFKGFETWKKETIIKEEAVRRLTSNDAGGEEVAYKLIPGGPKNDSTFTNEVYKAKEVSIFDNMYWKDTAILIAVWIIILFLHVSKNYAPTCSTAYWILNLLQLPIAVGASAYEAVCLYKGSRVVLSSGEAVTTWKVHQLILYCFCGILAGIVGGLLGLGGGFILGPLFLELGIPPQVSSATAAFVMIFSSSMSVIQYYLLGRFPVPYALVGQHVVRRIISIVGRASVIIFILALTIFVSAISLGGFGIADTIKKIEEGHHMGFDNICAYNV, via the exons ATGGCTGAAACTGGATTaaaattggatggtttgagaaaATATAGAGTTGCTGTGAGTGGTTTGGTTGTTCTAGCTTTAATTATGGTTGCTTCTGGAGAGCAAATTACACATAAGAACTCTTTGAACAACAATGGAACAACTCATATCATTGAGTCAAATTACTTATTTGAACTGTTCAATCTTCTTGGGAAAAGGAGTGAATTTCATTACCACCATGTTTGGCCT GAACTGGAATTTGGGTGGAGCGTGATTGTTGGTTCAGTAATTGGATTCTTGGGTGCTGCTTTTGGGAGTGTAGGAGGTGTCGGGGGAGGCGGTATCTTTGTCCCCATGCTTACTTTGATCATTGGATTTGATCCAAAAACATCAACTGCGATATCAAAAT GTATGATCACTGGTGCAGCGGGTGCAACTGTCTACTACAGTCTTAAGCTGAGGCATCCATTGCTTGACCTGCCCATTATTGATTATGATCTAGCTCTTCTTTTCCAACCAATGTTGTTGTTAGGGATCAGTATTGGAGTTGTACTAAATGTACTTTTTGCTGAGTGGATGGTTACAATCTTATTGATCATTCTTTTCTTAG TTGCTTCAATCAAGGCATTCTTCAAGGGATTCGAGACATGGAAGAAAGAAACTATTATTAAAGAG GAAGCAGTAAGGCGCTTGACATCTAATG ATGCTGGCGGTGAAGAAGTTGCATACAAGCTTATACCTGGAGGTCCAAAAAATGAttctacttttacaaatgaagTTTATAAAGCAAAGGAG GTCTCAATTTTTGACAATATGTACTGGAAGGATACGGCCATACTTATTGCTGTCTGGATCATAATCCTATTTCTGCATGTCTCCAAG AATTACGCCCCAACTTGTTCAACAGCATATTGGATCTTAAACCTCTTGCAG CTCCCCATCGCTGTTGGAGCTTCTGCATATGAAGCTGTTTGCTTGTACAAGGGATCAAGGGTGGTTCTCTCAAGTGGAGAAGCAGTAACAACGTGGAAAGTGCATCAGTTGATTCTTTATTGTTtctgtggcattttggctggtatAGTTGGTGGTCTGCTAGGTCTTGGTGGTGGATTCATTTTGGGTCCATTGTTTTTGGAGCTAGGGATTCCTCCTCAG GTATCGAGTGCTACTGCTgcttttgtgatgatattttccTCCTCCATGTCCGTCATACAATATTACTTGCTAGGACGTTTTCCAGTTCCATATG CCTTAGTTGGACAGCATGTTGTACGAAGAATAATTAGCATTGTTGGTAGAGCATCTGTGATCATCTTCATTTTGGCGCTCACAATCTTTGTGAGCGCGATATCATTAG GTGGATTTGGTATAGCAGACACAATTAAAAAGATCGAGGAAGGACACCATATGGGGTTTGATAATATCTGTGCATATAATGTTTAG
- the LOC107861818 gene encoding uncharacterized protein LOC107861818 — MSVLGTCEHLRSVPRTNSLSTKHKKWPHFLCLANHNSFLSFGFPNSSKIRAFLSTEIISYQMEFTKESESLLDKIQPPRLEDAGLEDCALPPESIKEAFLKAATAVRSIISASDDEDESQGQCVKAPSPNDDFAKDALIGITEGITDIPGKCTTEKGGGGEVPEGIIDVVDVEGGSKDSDDRGDLVDGLSLPEGGESCVDGLQGLEIGEKGGKIKKKEGKEEDEEASDEKPTLVEGFV, encoded by the coding sequence ATGTCGGTTTTAGGCACATGCGAACATTTGAGAAGTGTGCCACGTACCAATTCGCTCTCTACAAAACACAAAAAGTGGCCACATTTCTTGTGCCTTGCAAATCACAATTCATTTCTCTCTTTTGGGTTCCCAAATTCAAGTAAAATTAGGGCTTTTCTCTCTACTGAAATAATTTCTTACCAAATGGAGTTCACAAAGGAATCAGAGAGTTTACTCGACAAAATCCAACCACCGCGTCTCGAAGATGCAGGCCTCGAAGATTGTGCACTTCCACCTGAATCAATCAAAGAAGCATTTCTCAAAGCCGCCACCGCCGTACGATCAATAATCTCAGCATCGGACGATGAAGACGAATCGCAAGGCCAGTGTGTGAAAGCTCCATCGCCGAACGACGATTTCGCTAAGGATGCTCTTATAGGTATTACGGAGGGTATTACCGACATTCCAGGAAAATGTACTACGGAGAAAGGCGGTGGAGGCGAAGTGCCGGAAGGGATAATCGATGTGGTGGATGTAGAAGGTGGTAGTAAGGATTCTGATGACCGCGGAGACTTGGTGGATGGATTATCTCTGCCGGAAGGCGGTGAATCTTGTGTGGATGGGTTGCAGGGTTTGGAGATTGGAGAAAAAGGggggaaaattaagaaaaaggaaGGGAAGGAGGAAGACGAAGAAGCAAGTGATGAGAAGCCAACTCTAGTTGAAGGTTTTGTATGA
- the LOC107861816 gene encoding ras-related protein Rab7 (The RefSeq protein has 1 substitution compared to this genomic sequence): MASRRRMLLKVIILGDSGAGKTSLMNQYVNRKFSNQYKATIGADFLTKEVQFEDRLYTLQIWDTAGQERFQSLGVAFYRGADCCVLVYDVNVMKSFENLNNWREEFLIQASPSDPDNFPFVVLGNKIDVDGGNSRVVSEKKAKAWCASKGIPYFETSAKEGFNVDSAFQCIAKNALKNEPEEEIYLPDTIDVAGGNQPRSTGCEC, encoded by the exons atgGCTTCTCGAAGGCGGATGCTTCTCAAGGTCATAATCCTCGGCGATAGTGG GGTGGGGAAGACATCTCTGATGAACCA GTATGTGAATCGCAAGTTTAGTAACCAATACAAGGCCACAATTGGAGCTGATTTCTTGACAAAAGAAGTCCAGTTTGAGGATAGGTTGTACACATTACAG ATATGGGATACAGCTGGGCAGGAAAGGTTCCAAAGCCTTGGAGTGGCTTTTTACCGTGGAGCAGATTGTTGTGTTCTAGTGTATGATGTGAATGTCATGAAGTCATTTGAGAACCTTAACAACTGGAGAGAAGAATTTCTGATCCAG GCCAGCCCATCTGATCCTGACAACTTTCCGTTCGTTGTATTGGGGAATAAGATAGATGTTGATGGTGGCAATAGTCGAGTG GTGTCCGAGAAGAAAGCCAAGGCATGGTGTGCCTCCAAGGGGATACCTTACTTTGAGACCTCCGCAAAAGAGGGATTCAATGTGGATTCAGCTTTCCAATGTATAGCTAAAAATGCTCTGAAAAATGAACCTGAAGAAGAAAT ATACCTTCCAGATACTATTGATGTTGCTGGAGGAAATCAACCAAGATCAACAGGATGTGAATGTTGA